In Variovorax paradoxus, a single genomic region encodes these proteins:
- a CDS encoding DUF3540 domain-containing protein: MTMASRTSSNAPAVPADGGDESELAPLLRKAAAPKQQPGQQPGGIVMATVSVAEAEDGFCEVMPMHGHRTLRCRRAASCLLLPAPGDTVMVAGPNDEALYVIAVVAQADNRQTTLAVNGDLKLQSRHGGVAIQGAGAIDLQSDTAIATRSPQWTLAAERAQCTVSELDYQGAEVRFSVLVSRFVGRACEVVLDRLHLLTRSSFRITEEVEQVRAGQIDMQASRTLRLHAKNTLVTSKELVKVDAEQIHMG; the protein is encoded by the coding sequence ATGACGATGGCATCCAGGACATCTTCCAACGCGCCCGCCGTGCCGGCGGACGGCGGCGACGAAAGCGAACTCGCGCCGCTGCTGCGCAAGGCGGCGGCCCCGAAACAGCAACCAGGGCAGCAACCAGGCGGCATCGTCATGGCCACGGTTTCTGTCGCCGAAGCCGAGGATGGTTTCTGCGAGGTGATGCCGATGCACGGCCATCGCACGCTGCGCTGCCGCCGGGCCGCTAGTTGCCTGCTGCTGCCCGCGCCGGGCGACACGGTGATGGTGGCCGGCCCGAACGATGAGGCGCTCTACGTCATCGCCGTCGTCGCGCAGGCAGACAACCGCCAGACGACGCTCGCCGTGAATGGCGATCTGAAGCTGCAGTCGCGCCACGGCGGCGTCGCCATCCAGGGCGCGGGCGCGATCGACCTGCAATCGGACACCGCCATCGCGACCCGCTCGCCGCAATGGACGCTCGCGGCCGAGCGCGCGCAGTGCACCGTGTCCGAGCTGGACTACCAGGGCGCCGAGGTGCGCTTCAGCGTGCTGGTGTCGCGCTTCGTCGGGCGCGCCTGCGAAGTGGTGCTCGACCGGCTGCACCTGCTCACGCGCTCGAGCTTTCGCATCACCGAAGAAGTCGAGCAGGTGCGCGCGGGCCAGATCGACATGCAGGCCTCGCGCACGCTGCGCCTGCATGCGAAGAACACGCTCGTCACCAGCAAGGAGCTGGTGAAGGTCGACGCCGAGCAGATCCACATGGGTTGA
- a CDS encoding DUF4150 domain-containing protein yields MFANAQMMGMDLAFPDVCKTPPAIPIPYPNFALGPTAIPNAWNILYGGTPAHNLATTTPITNGDNAGVLMGVVSQTVMGPSRHITGAFTVLLKGSPCTRMTSLTVQNRSNIVGMRIVPSQFKVLVLAP; encoded by the coding sequence ATGTTCGCCAACGCACAGATGATGGGCATGGACCTGGCCTTTCCCGATGTCTGCAAGACGCCGCCGGCCATTCCCATCCCCTACCCCAACTTCGCGCTCGGGCCCACGGCCATTCCCAACGCCTGGAACATCCTCTACGGCGGCACGCCCGCGCACAACCTCGCAACGACCACGCCCATCACCAACGGCGACAACGCGGGCGTGCTCATGGGCGTGGTGTCGCAGACAGTGATGGGGCCCTCGCGCCACATCACCGGCGCGTTCACCGTGTTGCTCAAGGGTTCGCCGTGCACGCGCATGACCAGCCTCACGGTGCAGAACCGCAGCAACATCGTCGGCATGCGCATCGTGCCGAGCCAATTCAAGGTGCTCGTGCTCGCGCCCTGA
- a CDS encoding HlyD family secretion protein, translated as MNASTVQESHHIAKAESSAWHERWRRWRGGTAESLVPRIAGYALLAFVLWLVVTTLIQPLVSRQATRTVLQAPVTLVTSPISGVVTRMTVRALDKVEAGAVVATVQNPTINRDILTTLTTQRLALQSQVAQLTNQINASSDELQFVEQQVKLYRTASMAQTRDAWQVAQRQREVAQSNVAEQEQKVRRTSAMLDEGAVSPQAMDAAQAQLSTSRANAAVAEQAYTGLGQSMASASRGVFVGSGGASVYQTLANRRETLSGGIERAQHDSEALRQQLREVTALEAEERSRIDRMAAFEVRATQPGQVNSVLMPQGSFVPQGATLVRMTDCSRIEVVAVFPPRLAKKLNMGSTIAVKTDDGRPEVSARVTQLLPVAPEDFQSRYAVPFPFAEQGSVYAVARVESDNPVWIAQRGLCAPGKVVSARLAS; from the coding sequence ATGAACGCAAGCACTGTCCAGGAATCGCACCACATCGCGAAGGCGGAATCTTCCGCATGGCATGAACGCTGGAGGCGATGGCGCGGGGGCACGGCGGAGTCGCTGGTGCCGCGCATCGCGGGCTACGCGCTGCTGGCCTTCGTGCTGTGGCTCGTCGTTACCACGCTCATCCAGCCGCTGGTGTCGCGGCAGGCCACGCGCACCGTGCTGCAGGCGCCGGTGACGCTGGTCACCTCGCCCATCAGCGGCGTGGTCACGCGCATGACGGTGCGCGCGCTCGACAAGGTCGAGGCCGGCGCGGTGGTTGCCACGGTGCAGAACCCGACCATCAACCGCGACATCCTCACCACCCTCACCACGCAGCGGCTCGCGCTGCAAAGCCAGGTGGCGCAGCTCACGAACCAGATCAATGCATCGAGCGACGAACTGCAGTTCGTGGAGCAGCAGGTCAAGCTGTATCGCACCGCGTCGATGGCGCAGACGCGCGATGCCTGGCAAGTGGCGCAACGCCAGCGCGAAGTGGCGCAGTCCAACGTGGCAGAGCAGGAGCAGAAGGTGCGCCGCACCTCCGCCATGCTCGACGAAGGCGCGGTGAGCCCGCAGGCCATGGACGCCGCGCAGGCGCAGTTGAGCACCTCGCGCGCCAACGCGGCGGTTGCCGAGCAGGCCTACACGGGGCTGGGCCAAAGCATGGCGAGCGCGAGCCGTGGCGTGTTCGTGGGCAGCGGCGGCGCCAGCGTCTACCAGACGCTCGCCAACCGGCGCGAAACGCTGAGCGGCGGCATCGAGCGCGCGCAGCACGACAGCGAAGCCCTGCGCCAGCAATTGCGCGAAGTGACCGCGCTGGAGGCCGAGGAGCGCAGCCGCATCGACCGCATGGCCGCCTTCGAGGTGCGTGCGACACAGCCGGGCCAGGTGAACTCGGTGCTGATGCCGCAGGGCAGTTTCGTGCCGCAGGGCGCCACATTGGTGCGCATGACCGACTGCAGCCGCATCGAAGTGGTGGCGGTCTTTCCGCCGCGACTGGCAAAGAAGCTCAACATGGGCTCGACCATTGCCGTCAAGACCGACGATGGCCGTCCTGAAGTGTCAGCACGCGTTACCCAGTTGTTGCCAGTTGCGCCCGAAGATTTCCAGAGCCGCTATGCGGTGCCCTTCCCTTTCGCCGAACAAGGCTCTGTGTACGCGGTGGCGCGCGTCGAATCGGACAACCCGGTGTGGATAGCGCAGCGCGGTCTGTGCGCGCCGGGCAAGGTGGTGTCGGCAAGGCTGGCCTCCTAG
- a CDS encoding efflux transporter outer membrane subunit has product MFELIDTPEFRVNLMVVGLALIMVFHARADRASHRVLFGFLTALVLVRYVAWRLSETLPPADLGFGTLMGWVFLVFEMVSILYTLLSIQMLSRRRDNHAQADAGEAMLRKRGADVPAVDVFICTYNEEIGVLEKTILAAQAIDYPHVNVWVLDDTRRDWLRDYCARKGVHYARRPDNTHAKAGNLNNGLRQSAGQTNAPYILVLDADFAPHRNIVYRVLGLFEDPKSKVGLVQTPQFYYNADPIQHNLRATDSWVDEQRVFFDVLQPAKDAADVAFCVGTSFIVRRDAITAAGGFPTGSVCEDIYTTYTLMRFGWVTRWLNERLSNGLSADSVIDYINQRSRWCLGTIQVALLRDGPLRGRGYSFAARLHYVHGLLHWLTKPFILLILAAPALYWYTGASAFHATPRAFAMYGLPPLVMFWGYTYWISQRRCLPVFTEVTQIVAAMAVTRTIVSSLIRPFGRPFKVTAKGQDRSRTVVHWNLVAVFGALIVAMEMGALGAIGGSMTTGDMLNVVWTFIATVYCLAALIACIDRPRPEHDERFPYDAATTVRSAAGVGTARFMEIAGDGARLCNSASLGRIAIGQALDIHVDHVGWVAASVTGRSDAGTELAFAHDEAVHDRLVRHVFSLPPSHVATQVKPGRAVLAFMDSAGWRVPTMPRMLVSSAPMLTVLLVAVLVLSGCNLTPPLKPAEVDVPVQWAEGKAGTDVAPMAWQSFVRDDELRGLIATALAQNRDLRVYAAKAREARAVYAGTRSSLFPEIGLVGSAGRGNQITSLSSTGVVTNSQVVGSVGNTYAVQAGITAYELDFFGRVDSGVKQAGSQAVASERDFAAARMNLVGEVANAYLTLRADRALLALAESDFATQTDSTGVMERARKAGGTSDLDLLRSQSLVQRASVQREEFRMRVGQDLQWLTVLVGQPVPVSTGTRRPWPDRAVADVPVGLPASLLQRRPDLLAAYARVEAANSGIGAAKAAFYPSFSLTAVGGGLSSEFSSLLNSGNRSWATVLGVSLPIFDWGRRSANLSANEERLAAAMAGYEYAVQQALRETANALIADSHLRPQLEAQQARVLSLQRVAAISRTRFRNGLEDYFAGADAQRELYIEQRQWIELQLKQAVNTVSLYKALGGGWEDAPAPVAAATAPR; this is encoded by the coding sequence ATGTTCGAACTGATCGATACGCCCGAGTTCAGGGTCAATCTGATGGTCGTGGGCCTGGCCCTGATCATGGTCTTCCACGCGCGCGCCGACCGCGCATCGCACCGCGTGCTGTTCGGTTTTCTCACCGCGCTGGTGCTGGTGCGCTATGTGGCGTGGCGGCTGTCCGAGACGCTGCCGCCGGCGGACCTGGGCTTCGGCACGCTGATGGGCTGGGTGTTCCTGGTGTTCGAGATGGTGTCGATCCTCTACACCCTGCTGTCGATACAGATGCTCTCGCGCCGCCGCGACAACCACGCGCAGGCGGATGCCGGCGAGGCCATGCTGCGCAAGCGCGGCGCCGACGTGCCGGCCGTCGACGTCTTCATCTGCACCTACAACGAAGAGATCGGCGTGCTCGAAAAAACCATCCTCGCCGCGCAGGCCATCGACTATCCGCATGTGAATGTCTGGGTGCTCGACGACACCCGGCGCGACTGGCTGCGCGACTACTGCGCGCGCAAGGGCGTGCACTACGCGCGCCGGCCCGACAACACGCATGCCAAGGCGGGCAATCTCAACAACGGCCTGCGGCAGTCGGCCGGGCAGACCAACGCGCCCTACATCCTGGTGCTCGATGCCGACTTCGCGCCGCATCGCAACATCGTCTACCGCGTGCTTGGCCTCTTCGAGGATCCGAAGTCGAAGGTGGGCCTGGTGCAGACGCCGCAGTTCTATTACAACGCCGACCCCATTCAGCACAACCTGCGCGCCACCGACAGCTGGGTCGACGAGCAGCGTGTTTTCTTCGACGTGCTGCAGCCCGCCAAGGACGCGGCCGACGTGGCGTTCTGCGTGGGCACCTCGTTCATCGTGCGGCGCGACGCCATCACCGCCGCCGGCGGCTTTCCCACGGGCAGCGTGTGCGAGGACATCTACACCACCTACACGCTGATGCGCTTCGGCTGGGTCACGCGCTGGCTCAACGAGCGGCTGTCGAACGGGCTGTCGGCCGACAGCGTGATCGACTACATCAACCAGCGCAGCCGCTGGTGCCTGGGCACGATCCAGGTGGCGCTGCTGCGCGACGGCCCGCTGCGCGGCAGGGGCTACAGCTTCGCGGCCCGGCTGCATTACGTGCACGGGCTGCTGCACTGGCTCACCAAGCCGTTCATTCTGCTGATACTGGCCGCGCCCGCGCTCTACTGGTACACCGGCGCCTCGGCCTTCCATGCGACGCCGCGGGCCTTTGCCATGTACGGCCTGCCGCCGCTCGTCATGTTCTGGGGCTACACCTACTGGATCAGCCAGCGACGCTGCCTGCCGGTGTTCACCGAGGTGACGCAGATCGTGGCCGCGATGGCCGTCACCCGCACCATCGTCTCGTCGCTGATCCGTCCCTTCGGACGGCCCTTCAAGGTCACGGCCAAGGGACAGGACCGCTCCCGGACGGTGGTGCACTGGAACCTCGTCGCGGTGTTCGGCGCGTTGATCGTCGCGATGGAGATGGGCGCGCTGGGCGCCATCGGCGGCTCGATGACCACGGGCGACATGCTCAACGTGGTGTGGACCTTCATCGCCACCGTCTACTGCCTGGCCGCGCTGATCGCCTGCATCGACCGCCCGCGCCCGGAACACGACGAGCGCTTTCCCTACGACGCGGCCACCACCGTGCGCAGCGCCGCCGGTGTGGGCACCGCGCGCTTCATGGAGATCGCGGGCGACGGCGCACGGCTGTGCAACAGCGCTTCGCTGGGCCGCATCGCCATCGGGCAGGCGCTGGACATCCACGTCGATCATGTCGGCTGGGTCGCCGCATCGGTGACCGGCCGCTCCGACGCCGGCACCGAACTCGCCTTCGCGCACGACGAAGCGGTGCACGACCGGCTGGTGCGCCACGTCTTCAGCCTGCCGCCCAGCCATGTGGCCACGCAGGTGAAGCCGGGGCGCGCGGTGCTGGCCTTCATGGACAGCGCCGGCTGGCGTGTGCCGACGATGCCGCGCATGCTCGTGAGCAGCGCGCCGATGCTGACGGTGCTGCTGGTCGCCGTGCTGGTGCTGTCCGGCTGCAACCTCACGCCGCCGCTGAAGCCCGCCGAGGTCGATGTGCCCGTGCAATGGGCCGAGGGCAAGGCCGGCACCGATGTCGCGCCCATGGCCTGGCAAAGCTTCGTGCGAGACGACGAACTGCGCGGCCTGATCGCCACCGCGCTCGCACAGAACCGCGACCTGCGCGTGTATGCCGCAAAGGCCCGCGAAGCCCGCGCCGTGTACGCCGGCACGCGTTCGAGCCTGTTCCCTGAGATCGGCCTTGTGGGTTCGGCCGGACGGGGCAACCAGATCACCTCGCTCAGTTCCACCGGCGTCGTCACCAACAGCCAGGTGGTCGGCAGCGTCGGCAATACGTACGCGGTGCAGGCCGGCATCACGGCCTATGAGCTGGACTTCTTCGGCCGCGTCGATTCGGGCGTGAAGCAGGCAGGCTCGCAGGCCGTGGCCAGCGAGCGGGACTTTGCCGCGGCGCGCATGAACCTGGTGGGCGAAGTGGCGAACGCCTACCTGACGCTGCGCGCCGACCGCGCGCTGCTCGCGCTGGCCGAATCGGACTTTGCCACCCAGACCGACAGCACGGGCGTGATGGAGCGCGCCCGCAAGGCGGGCGGCACGTCGGACCTCGACCTGCTGCGCTCGCAGTCGCTGGTGCAGCGCGCTTCTGTCCAGCGCGAGGAATTCCGCATGCGCGTGGGGCAGGACCTGCAATGGCTCACGGTGCTGGTCGGTCAGCCGGTGCCGGTTTCCACCGGCACGCGACGCCCGTGGCCCGATCGCGCGGTGGCCGACGTGCCTGTGGGCCTGCCCGCGAGCCTGCTGCAGCGCCGGCCCGACCTGCTGGCCGCCTATGCGCGGGTCGAGGCTGCCAACTCGGGCATCGGTGCGGCCAAGGCGGCGTTCTATCCGAGCTTTTCATTGACCGCCGTGGGCGGCGGCCTCAGCAGCGAGTTCTCAAGCCTGCTGAATTCGGGCAACCGCAGCTGGGCCACGGTGCTCGGCGTGTCGCTGCCCATCTTCGACTGGGGGCGCCGCTCGGCCAACCTGAGCGCCAACGAAGAGCGCCTGGCCGCCGCGATGGCCGGTTATGAATACGCCGTGCAGCAGGCGTTGCGAGAAACCGCCAACGCGCTGATCGCCGACAGCCACCTGCGCCCGCAACTCGAGGCGCAGCAGGCGCGCGTGCTGTCGCTGCAGCGGGTGGCGGCCATCTCGCGCACGCGCTTTCGCAACGGGCTCGAAGACTATTTCGCCGGTGCCGACGCGCAGCGCGAGCTGTACATCGAGCAACGGCAGTGGATCGAGCTGCAACTCAAGCAGGCGGTGAACACCGTGAGCCTCTACAAGGCGCTGGGCGGGGGCTGGGAAGATGCACCGGCGCCCGTGGCCGCGGCAACCGCACCTCGGTGA
- a CDS encoding YciI family protein, translated as MKHFIVEIDYLVPLERIQQSVAPHRAYLQLGYDAGLLLCSGPKVPATGGFMLARAESLKALEAFFAQDPFHTEQLASFTFTEFNPVKRQGWAEAWFAEPSAA; from the coding sequence ATGAAGCATTTCATCGTCGAAATCGACTACCTCGTTCCGCTCGAAAGAATCCAGCAATCCGTGGCGCCGCACCGCGCCTATCTGCAACTGGGCTACGACGCCGGCCTGCTCCTTTGCTCCGGCCCCAAGGTGCCGGCGACCGGCGGCTTCATGCTGGCCCGTGCGGAATCGCTCAAGGCGCTGGAGGCCTTCTTCGCGCAAGACCCTTTCCACACCGAGCAGCTCGCGAGCTTCACCTTCACCGAGTTCAATCCGGTGAAGCGGCAGGGCTGGGCCGAGGCCTGGTTTGCGGAGCCCTCGGCGGCCTGA
- a CDS encoding GNAT family N-acetyltransferase, giving the protein MFVAEQRCIYLDPDGKDMQAHHLYALDGGQLVAYLRLVPPGVSYREASIGRVLTGAAHRGQGLGQELLTRGLAHAGALWPGAALRIGAQLYLRKFYASFGFVEVGEPYDEDGIPHIEMLLPRTIPPSPPPCE; this is encoded by the coding sequence GTGTTCGTTGCGGAGCAGCGCTGCATCTACCTCGACCCGGACGGCAAGGACATGCAGGCCCATCACCTCTACGCGCTCGACGGCGGACAGCTTGTGGCCTATCTGCGCCTGGTGCCGCCGGGCGTGTCGTACCGGGAAGCCTCGATCGGGCGCGTGCTGACGGGCGCGGCGCATCGCGGACAGGGGCTGGGCCAGGAACTGCTGACACGCGGCCTTGCCCACGCCGGGGCGCTGTGGCCCGGCGCCGCGCTGCGCATCGGCGCGCAGCTCTATCTTCGGAAGTTCTACGCGTCGTTCGGGTTCGTCGAGGTCGGCGAGCCCTATGACGAAGACGGCATTCCGCACATCGAGATGCTGCTGCCGCGCACTATTCCGCCTTCACCCCCGCCGTGCGAATGA
- a CDS encoding sensor histidine kinase, whose translation MLSFRRRLALAHVSVIVVVMTIAAFGSYFVFSRNVHGELDAALLALAETELGMLLSAGDGDAVIVHEAPPGPAAPSFVRLDRLVQIVDADGRVLARSSNLGEAQLPIPPVLRERLAAGETVFETLDGFGEEPTRMVSVPVPGRQKLLAVQVAGSLDDVNRTLGLASVLFLILGISLLLALAAAGALITRRAFGAIADVVQQARRISDANLGERLPHPGTRDEIGRLVDTLNDMLSRIENGMEAQRRFTSDASHELRSPLSRLRTELELALRRPRDPADYVETLHSSLEEVESLTLLVEELLVLARIDAGQERDAAEKVSLNMLAEDAVRRLEPMARERRLSLVLEPSPPVAARVARGAASLALANLLDNALKFSPPGTVVSVSVRADLEANEAILSVSDHGPGIRGDELPHLFERFYRGATARSDEKTPGLGLGLALSQAVVHAHGGRIQAANEVGGGARFDMRLRLAR comes from the coding sequence CGCCTTCGGCTCTTACTTCGTGTTCTCGCGCAACGTGCACGGCGAGCTCGACGCGGCGCTGCTCGCGCTGGCCGAGACCGAGCTGGGCATGCTGCTGTCGGCGGGCGATGGCGACGCGGTCATCGTGCACGAGGCGCCGCCCGGCCCGGCCGCGCCTTCGTTCGTGCGGCTCGACCGTCTGGTGCAGATCGTCGACGCCGACGGCCGGGTGCTCGCGCGCAGCAGCAACCTGGGCGAGGCGCAACTGCCCATTCCCCCCGTGCTGCGCGAGCGGCTGGCCGCCGGCGAGACCGTGTTCGAGACGCTCGACGGCTTCGGCGAGGAGCCGACCCGCATGGTGTCGGTGCCCGTGCCCGGGCGGCAGAAGCTGCTGGCGGTGCAGGTCGCGGGCTCGCTCGACGACGTGAACCGCACCCTGGGGCTGGCCAGCGTGCTGTTCCTGATCCTGGGCATTTCGCTGTTGCTGGCACTGGCCGCGGCGGGGGCGCTCATCACGCGCCGCGCCTTCGGCGCCATTGCCGACGTGGTGCAGCAGGCCCGGCGCATCAGCGACGCTAACCTGGGCGAGCGCCTGCCGCACCCGGGCACGCGCGACGAGATCGGCCGGCTGGTCGACACCCTCAACGACATGCTCAGTCGCATCGAGAACGGCATGGAGGCACAGCGCCGCTTCACTTCCGACGCCTCGCACGAGCTGCGCTCGCCGCTGTCGCGCCTGCGCACCGAGCTCGAACTCGCGCTGCGCCGGCCGCGCGATCCGGCCGATTACGTGGAGACGCTGCATTCGTCGCTGGAAGAGGTGGAGTCGCTCACGCTGCTGGTCGAAGAGCTGCTGGTGCTCGCGCGGATCGACGCCGGCCAGGAGCGCGACGCGGCCGAAAAAGTGTCGCTCAACATGCTGGCCGAGGACGCGGTGCGGCGCCTCGAACCGATGGCCAGGGAACGCCGCCTGTCGCTGGTGCTGGAGCCTTCGCCGCCGGTGGCCGCGCGGGTGGCGCGCGGCGCGGCGAGCCTGGCGCTGGCCAATCTGCTGGACAACGCGCTCAAGTTCTCGCCGCCCGGCACGGTGGTGAGCGTGAGCGTGCGCGCCGACCTGGAGGCGAACGAGGCAATCCTCAGCGTGTCGGACCACGGGCCGGGCATTCGCGGCGATGAGTTGCCGCACCTGTTCGAGCGCTTCTATCGCGGCGCCACCGCGCGGTCGGACGAGAAGACGCCGGGGCTCGGGCTGGGGCTGGCGTTGTCGCAGGCAGTGGTGCATGCGCATGGGGGGCGCATCCAGGCGGCGAACGAGGTGGGGGGCGGGGCACGCTTCGACATGCGGTTGCGGCTGGCGCGCTGA